One Lepus europaeus isolate LE1 chromosome 7, mLepTim1.pri, whole genome shotgun sequence DNA segment encodes these proteins:
- the FAM89B gene encoding leucine repeat adapter protein 25, translating into MNGLSAAETPGGAGCALAGLPPLPRGLSGLLNASGGSWRELERVYSQRSRIHDELSRAARVPDGARHAAGAAASGAAAGPRRPLNLDSALAALRKEMVGLRQLDMSLLCQLWGLYESIQDYKHLCQDLSLCQDLSSSLHSDSSYPPDAGLSDDEEPPDASLPPDPPPLTVPQTHNARDQWLQDAFHIGL; encoded by the exons ATGAACGGGCTGTCCGCGGCCGAGACGCCGGGCGGCGCGGGCTGCGCCCTGGCCGGGCTCCCGCCGCTGCCGCGCGGCCTCAGCGGCCTCCTCAACGCCAGCGGGGGCTCGTGGCGGGAGCTGGAGCGCGTCTACAGCCAGCGCAGCCGCATCCACGACGAGCTGAGCCGCGCCGCGCGCGTTCCGGACGGGGCCCGCCACGCCGCCGGGGCCGCCGCCTCGGGCGCCGCAGCCGGCCCGCGGCGGCCGCTCAACCTGGACTCGGCGCTGGCCGCGCTGCGCAAGGAGATG GTGGGGCTGCGGCAGCTGGACATGTCGCTGCTGTGCCAGCTGTGGGGCCTGTACGAGTCCATCCAGGACTACAAGCACCTGTGCCAGGACCTGAGCTTGTGCCAGGACCTGTCGTCGTCCCTGCACTCGGACAGCTCGTACCCGCCGGACGCGGGCCTGTCCGACGACGAGGAGCCGCCCGACGCCAGCCTGCCCCCCGACCCCCCGCCCCTCACCGTGCCCCAGACTCACAATGCGCGCGACCAGTGGCTGCAGGACGCCTTCCACATCGGCCTCTGA
- the ZNRD2 gene encoding protein ZNRD2, translating to MALNGAEVDDFSWEPPTEAETKVLQARRERQDRISRLMGDYLLRGYRMLGDTCADCGTILLQDKQRKIYCVACQELDSDVDKDNPALNAQAALSQAREHQLASATEPPASGSRPAPQPPVPRPEHCEGAAAGLKAAQAPPPAPVPPHADALAGTQAALLQKLSWASAELGSSSCLETSTQLCGLIRACAEALRSLKQLQQ from the exons ATGGCCCTGAACGGTGCTG AAGTCGACGATTTCTCCTGGGAACCCCCGACCGAGGCGGAGACGAAGGTGCTGCAGGCGCGGCGGGAGCGGCAGGATCGCATCTCGCGGCTCATGGGCGACTACCTGCTGCGCGGTTACCGCATGCTGGGCGACACCTGCGCGGACTGCGGG ACGATCCTCCTGCAAGACAAACAGCGGAAAATCTACTGCGTGGCTTGTCAGGAGCTCGACTCGGACGTGGATAAAGATAACCCGG CCCTGAACGCACAAGCTGCGCTCTCCCAAGCTCGGGAGCACCAGCTGGCCTCTGCCACGGAGCCCCCCGCCTCGGGTTCTcggccagccccccagcccccggtCCCCCGGCCCGAGCACTGTGAGGGAGCTGCCGCAGGACTGAAGGCGGCCCAGGCGCCGCCCCCTGCGCCGGTGCCTCCGCATGCAGACGCCCTGGCCGGCACGCAGGCCGCCCTCCTGCAGAAGCTGAGCTGGGCCTCGGCCGagctgggctccagctcctgcctggagACCAGCACCCAGCTGTGCGGCCTCATCCGGGCCTGTGCCGAGGCCCTGCGCAGCCTGAAGCAGCTGCAGCAGTGA
- the LTBP3 gene encoding latent-transforming growth factor beta-binding protein 3 isoform X1: MPRPRGAAGGPGPEMRGAGAAGLLALLLLALPGPGGGAAGGPAGERGAGGGGALARERFKVVFAPVICKRTCLKGQCRDSCQQGSNMTLIGENGHSTDTLTGSGFRVVVCPLPCMNGGQCSSRNQCLCPPDFTGRFCQVPAGGASGASGGAGPALGRAGALSTGALPPLAPEGDSVASKHAIYAVQVIADPPGPGEGPPAQHAAFLVPLGPGQISAEVQAPPPVVNVRVHHPPEASVQVHRIEGSNAEGPAPSQHLLPHPKPPHPRPPTQKPLGRCFQDTLPKQPCGSNPLPGLTKQEDCCGSIGTAWGQSKCHKCPQLQYTGVQKPGPVRGEVGTDCPQGYKRLNSTHCQDINECAMPGMCRHGDCLNNPGSYRCVCPPGHSLGPSRTQCIADKPEEKSLCFRLVSPEHQCQHPLTTRLTRQLCCCSVGKAWGARCQRCPADGTAAFKEICPAGKGYHILTSHQTLTIQGESDFSLFLHPDGPPKPQQPPESPSRAPPPEDTDEERGVTTDSPVSEERALLQSHPTATTTPARPYPELISRPSPPTVRWFLLDLPPSRSAVEIAPTQVTETDECRLNQNICGHGECVPGPSDYSCHCNPGYRSHPQHRYCVDVNECEAEPCGPGRGTCLNTGGSYNCHCNRGYRLHVGAGGRSCVDLNECAKPHLCGDGGFCINFPGHYKCNCYPGYRLKASRPPVCEDIDECRDPSTCPDGKCENKPGSYKCIACQPGYRSQGGGACRDANECAEGSPCSPGWCENLPGSFRCTCAQGYAPAPDGRSCVDVDECEAGDVCDSGICTNTPGSFQCQCLSGYHLSRDRSRCEDIDECDFPVACIGGDCINTNGSYRCLCPQGHRLVGGRKCQDIDECSQDPGLCLPHGACENLQGSYVCVCDEGFTPTQDQHGCEELEQPRRKKECYLNFDDTVFCDSVLATNVTQQECCCSLGAGWGDHCEIYPCPVYSSAEFHSLCPDGKGYTQDNNIVNYGIPAHRDIDECVLFGAEICKEGKCVNTQPGYECYCKQGFYYDGNLLECVDVDECLDESNCRNGVCENTRGGYRCACTPPAEYSPAQRQCLSPEEMDVDECQDPAACRPGRCVNLPGSYRCECRPPWVPGPSARDCQLPESPAERAPERRDVCWGQRGDDGMCAGPLAGPALTFDDCCCRQGRGWGAQCRPCPPRGAGPQCPTSQSESNSFWDTSPLLLGKTPRDEDSSEEDSDECRCVSGRCVPRPGGAVCECPGGFQLDASRARCVDIDECRELNQRGLLCKSERCVNTSGSFRCVCKAGFARSRPHGACVPQRRR; this comes from the exons ATGCCCCGGCCGCGAGGGGCTGCCGGCGGCCCGGGCCCTGAGatgcgcggggcgggggcggcggggctgctggcgctgctgctgctggcgctgcCCGGCccgggcggcggggcggcgggggggcCGGCGGGCGAGCGCggcgccggcgggggcggggcgctggCCCGCGAGCGCTTCAAGGTGGTCTTTGCGCCCGTGATCTGCAAGCGAACCTGTCTCAAGGGCCAGTGCCGGGACAGCTGCCAGCAGGGCTCCAACATGACGCTCATCGGAGAGAACGGCCACAGCACCGACACGCTCACGGGCTCCGGCTTCCGCGTGG TGGTGTGCCCCCTGCCCTGCATGAACGGCGGCCAGTGCTCGTCCCGCAACCAGTGCCTGTGTCCGCCGGACTTCACTGGGCGCTTCTGTCAGGTGCCCGCCGGAGGAGCCAGCGGGGCCAGCGGCGGCGCAGGTCCCGCGCTGGGCCGAGCCGGGGCCCTGTCCACAGGCGCGCTGCCGCCCCTGGCTCCGGAGGGCGACTCTGTGGCCAGCAAGCACGCCATCTACGCCGTCCAGGTGATCGCCGACCCTcccgggccgggggaggggccccCTGCCCAGCATGCAGCCTTCCTGGTGCCCCTGGGGCCGGGGCAGATCTCAGCGGAAG tgcaggccccgccccccgtgGTGAACGTGCGCGTCCACCACCCGCCCGAGGCCTCGGTGCAGGTGCACCGCATCGAGGGGTCCAACGCCGAGGGCCCGGCcccctcccagcacctgctgccgcACCCCAAGCCCCCGCACCCCCGCCCACCCACCCAGAAGCCCCTGGGCCGCTGCTTCCAAGACACGCTGCCCAAGCAGCCT tGTGGCAGCAACCCCCTCCCCGGCCTCACCAAGCAGGAAGACTGCTGTGGCAGCATCGGCACCGCCTGGGGCCAGAGCAAGTGCCACAAGTGCCCCCAGCTGCAGT aCACAGGagtgcagaagccagggcctgtCCGTGGGGAGGTGGGCACGGACTGCCCCCAGGGCTACAAGAGGCTGAACAGCACCCACTGCCAGG acaTCAACGAGTGCGCGATGCCCGGCATGTGTCGCCATGGTGACTGCCTCAACAACCCTGGCTCCTACCGCTGTGTCTGCCCGCCCGGCCACAGTCTGGGCCCCTCCCGCACACAGTGCATTG CCGACAAGCCGGAGGAGAAGAGTTTGTGTTTCCGCCTGGTGAGCCCGGAGCACCAGTGCCAGCACCCCCTGACCACGCGCCTCACCCGCCAGCTGTGCTGCTGCAGCGTGGGCAAGGCCTGGGGCGCGCGGTGCCAGCGCTGCCCAGCAGATGGCACTG CTGCCTTCAAGGAGATCTGCCCAGCTGGGAAGGGGTACCACATCCTCACCTCCCACCAGACACTCACCATTCAGGGCGAAAGCGACTTTTCCCTTTTCCTGCACCCTGATGGGCCACCCAAGCCCCAGCAGCCCCCTGAGAGCCCCAGCCGGGCGCCGCCGCCTGAGGACACAGATGAAGAGAGAG GGGTGACCACCGACTCA CCAGTAAGCGAGGAGCGCGCCCTGCTGCAGAGCCACCCCACGGCCACCACCACCCCGGCCCGGCCCTACCCTG agcTCATCTCGCGCCCCTCGCCACCCACCGTGCGCTGGTTCCTGCTCGACCTGCCCCCCTCCCGCAGTGCGGTGGAGATCGCTCCGACCCAGGTCACAG AGACGGACGAGTGCCGGCTGAACCAGAACATCTGTGGCCACGGGGAGTGCGTCCCCGGCCCCTCGGACTACTCCTGCCACTGCAACCCGGGCTACCGGTCGCACCCACAGCACCGCTACTGCGTGG ACGTGAACGAGTGCGAGGCGGAGCCGTGCGGTCCGGGCAGGGGCACCTGCCTGAACACCGGCGGCTCCTACAACTGCCATTGCAACCGCGGCTACCGCCTGCATGTGGGCGCCGGGGGCCGCTCATGCGTGG ACCTGAACGAGTGCGCCAAGCCCCACCTGTGCGGCGACGGCGGCTTCTGCATCAACTTCCCGGGTCACTACAAGTGCAACTGCTACCCCGGCTACCGGCTCAAAGCGTCGCGGCCGCCGGTGTGCGAAG ACATCGacgagtgcagggaccctagcacctGCCCGGATGGCAAATGCGAGAACAAACCCGGGAGCTACAAGTGCATTGCCTGTCAGCCCGGCTACCGCAGCCAAGGAGGCGGGGCCTGCCGCG ACGCGAACGAGTGCGCGGAGGGCAGCCCCTGCTCGCCCGGCTGGTGTGAAAACCTCCCCGGCTCTTTCCGGTGCACCTGCGCCCAGGGCTACGCGCCCGCGCCTGACGGCCGCAGTTGCGTGG ATGTGGACGAATGTGAGGCCGGGGACGTGTGTGACAGCGGCATCTGCACCAACACCCCGGGCTCCTTCCAGTGCCAGTGCCTCTCTGGCTACCATCTGTCCAGGGACCGGAGCCGCTGCGAGG ACATCGACGAGTGTGACTTCCCTGTGGCCTGCATTGGGGGTGACTGCATTAACACCAACGGCTCCTACCGATGTCTCTGCCCCCAGGGCCATCGGCTGGTGGGCGGCAGGAAGTGCCAAG ACATAGACGAGTGCAGCCAGGACCCGGGCCTGTGCCTGCCTCACGGCGCCTGCGAGAACCTGCAGGGCTCCTATGTTTGCGTCTGCGACGAGGGCTTCACCCCCACCCAGGACCAGCATGGCTGCGAGG agctggagcagccgcGCCGCAAGAAGGAATGCTACCTGAACTTCGACGACACCGTGTTCTGCGACAGTGTCCTGGCCACCAACGTCACCCAGCAGGAGTGCTGCTGCTCGCTGGGGGCCGGCTGGGGCGACCACTGCGAAATCTACCCCTGCCCAGTCTACAGCTCAG CCGAGTTCCACAGCCTCTGCCCGGACGGAAAGGGCTACACCCAGGACAACAACATCGTCAACTACGGCATCCCGGCGCACCGAG ACATCGACGAGTGCGTGCTTTTCGGCGCGGAGATCTGCAAGGAGGGCAAGTGCGTGAACACGCAGCCGGGCTACGAGTGCTACTGCAAGCAGGGCTTCTACTACGACGGGAACCTGCTGGAGTGCGTGG ACGTGGACGAGTGCCTGGACGAGTCCAACTGCCGGAACGGAGTGTGCGAGAACACGCGCGGCGGCTACCGCTGCGCCTGCACGCCGCCCGCCGAGTACAGCCCGGCGCAGCGCCAGTGCCTGAGCCCCGAGGAGATGG ACGTGGACGAGTGCCAGGACCCGGCGGCCTGCCGCCCTGGCCGCTGCGTCAACCTGCCGGGCTCCTACCGCTGCGAGTGCCGCCCGCCCTGGGTGCCCGGGCCCTCCGCCCGCGACTGCCAGCTCCCCGAGAGCCCGGCCG AGCGCGCCCCGGAGCGGCGCGAcgtgtgctggggccagcgcggAGACGACGGCATGTGCGCAGGGCCCCTGGCCGGGCCCGCCCTCACCTTCGACGACTGCTGCTGCCGCCAGGGCCGCGGCTGGGGCGCCCAGTGCCGCCCGTGCCCGCCGCGCGGCGCAG ggccccagtgCCCGACGTCGCAGAGTGAGAGCAACTCCTTCTGGGACACGAGCCCCCTGCTGCTCGGGAAGACGCCGCGAG ACGAGGACAGCTCAGAAGAGGACTCGGACGAATGCCGCTGCGTGAGCGGCCGCTGCGTCCCGCGGCCCGGCGGCGCTGTGTGCGAGTGTCCCGGCGGCTTCCAGCTCGACGCCTCCCGGGCGCGCTGCGTGG ACATCGACGAGTGCCGAGAGCTGAACCAGCGCGGGCTGCTGTGCAAGAGCGAGCGCTGCGTGAACACCAGCGGCTCCTTCCGCTGC
- the LTBP3 gene encoding latent-transforming growth factor beta-binding protein 3 isoform X2, translating to MPRPRGAAGGPGPEMRGAGAAGLLALLLLALPGPGGGAAGGPAGERGAGGGGALARERFKVVFAPVICKRTCLKGQCRDSCQQGSNMTLIGENGHSTDTLTGSGFRVVVCPLPCMNGGQCSSRNQCLCPPDFTGRFCQVPAGGASGASGGAGPALGRAGALSTGALPPLAPEGDSVASKHAIYAVQVIADPPGPGEGPPAQHAAFLVPLGPGQISAEVQAPPPVVNVRVHHPPEASVQVHRIEGSNAEGPAPSQHLLPHPKPPHPRPPTQKPLGRCFQDTLPKQPCGSNPLPGLTKQEDCCGSIGTAWGQSKCHKCPQLQYTGVQKPGPVRGEVGTDCPQGYKRLNSTHCQDINECAMPGMCRHGDCLNNPGSYRCVCPPGHSLGPSRTQCIADKPEEKSLCFRLVSPEHQCQHPLTTRLTRQLCCCSVGKAWGARCQRCPADGTAAFKEICPAGKGYHILTSHQTLTIQGESDFSLFLHPDGPPKPQQPPESPSRAPPPEDTDEERGVTTDSPVSEERALLQSHPTATTTPARPYPELISRPSPPTVRWFLLDLPPSRSAVEIAPTQVTETDECRLNQNICGHGECVPGPSDYSCHCNPGYRSHPQHRYCVDVNECEAEPCGPGRGTCLNTGGSYNCHCNRGYRLHVGAGGRSCVDLNECAKPHLCGDGGFCINFPGHYKCNCYPGYRLKASRPPVCEDIDECRDPSTCPDGKCENKPGSYKCIACQPGYRSQGGGACRDANECAEGSPCSPGWCENLPGSFRCTCAQGYAPAPDGRSCVDVDECEAGDVCDSGICTNTPGSFQCQCLSGYHLSRDRSRCEDIDECDFPVACIGGDCINTNGSYRCLCPQGHRLVGGRKCQDIDECSQDPGLCLPHGACENLQGSYVCVCDEGFTPTQDQHGCEELEQPRRKKECYLNFDDTVFCDSVLATNVTQQECCCSLGAGWGDHCEIYPCPVYSSAEFHSLCPDGKGYTQDNNIVNYGIPAHRDIDECVLFGAEICKEGKCVNTQPGYECYCKQGFYYDGNLLECVDVDECLDESNCRNGVCENTRGGYRCACTPPAEYSPAQRQCLSPEEMERAPERRDVCWGQRGDDGMCAGPLAGPALTFDDCCCRQGRGWGAQCRPCPPRGAGPQCPTSQSESNSFWDTSPLLLGKTPRDEDSSEEDSDECRCVSGRCVPRPGGAVCECPGGFQLDASRARCVDIDECRELNQRGLLCKSERCVNTSGSFRCVCKAGFARSRPHGACVPQRRR from the exons ATGCCCCGGCCGCGAGGGGCTGCCGGCGGCCCGGGCCCTGAGatgcgcggggcgggggcggcggggctgctggcgctgctgctgctggcgctgcCCGGCccgggcggcggggcggcgggggggcCGGCGGGCGAGCGCggcgccggcgggggcggggcgctggCCCGCGAGCGCTTCAAGGTGGTCTTTGCGCCCGTGATCTGCAAGCGAACCTGTCTCAAGGGCCAGTGCCGGGACAGCTGCCAGCAGGGCTCCAACATGACGCTCATCGGAGAGAACGGCCACAGCACCGACACGCTCACGGGCTCCGGCTTCCGCGTGG TGGTGTGCCCCCTGCCCTGCATGAACGGCGGCCAGTGCTCGTCCCGCAACCAGTGCCTGTGTCCGCCGGACTTCACTGGGCGCTTCTGTCAGGTGCCCGCCGGAGGAGCCAGCGGGGCCAGCGGCGGCGCAGGTCCCGCGCTGGGCCGAGCCGGGGCCCTGTCCACAGGCGCGCTGCCGCCCCTGGCTCCGGAGGGCGACTCTGTGGCCAGCAAGCACGCCATCTACGCCGTCCAGGTGATCGCCGACCCTcccgggccgggggaggggccccCTGCCCAGCATGCAGCCTTCCTGGTGCCCCTGGGGCCGGGGCAGATCTCAGCGGAAG tgcaggccccgccccccgtgGTGAACGTGCGCGTCCACCACCCGCCCGAGGCCTCGGTGCAGGTGCACCGCATCGAGGGGTCCAACGCCGAGGGCCCGGCcccctcccagcacctgctgccgcACCCCAAGCCCCCGCACCCCCGCCCACCCACCCAGAAGCCCCTGGGCCGCTGCTTCCAAGACACGCTGCCCAAGCAGCCT tGTGGCAGCAACCCCCTCCCCGGCCTCACCAAGCAGGAAGACTGCTGTGGCAGCATCGGCACCGCCTGGGGCCAGAGCAAGTGCCACAAGTGCCCCCAGCTGCAGT aCACAGGagtgcagaagccagggcctgtCCGTGGGGAGGTGGGCACGGACTGCCCCCAGGGCTACAAGAGGCTGAACAGCACCCACTGCCAGG acaTCAACGAGTGCGCGATGCCCGGCATGTGTCGCCATGGTGACTGCCTCAACAACCCTGGCTCCTACCGCTGTGTCTGCCCGCCCGGCCACAGTCTGGGCCCCTCCCGCACACAGTGCATTG CCGACAAGCCGGAGGAGAAGAGTTTGTGTTTCCGCCTGGTGAGCCCGGAGCACCAGTGCCAGCACCCCCTGACCACGCGCCTCACCCGCCAGCTGTGCTGCTGCAGCGTGGGCAAGGCCTGGGGCGCGCGGTGCCAGCGCTGCCCAGCAGATGGCACTG CTGCCTTCAAGGAGATCTGCCCAGCTGGGAAGGGGTACCACATCCTCACCTCCCACCAGACACTCACCATTCAGGGCGAAAGCGACTTTTCCCTTTTCCTGCACCCTGATGGGCCACCCAAGCCCCAGCAGCCCCCTGAGAGCCCCAGCCGGGCGCCGCCGCCTGAGGACACAGATGAAGAGAGAG GGGTGACCACCGACTCA CCAGTAAGCGAGGAGCGCGCCCTGCTGCAGAGCCACCCCACGGCCACCACCACCCCGGCCCGGCCCTACCCTG agcTCATCTCGCGCCCCTCGCCACCCACCGTGCGCTGGTTCCTGCTCGACCTGCCCCCCTCCCGCAGTGCGGTGGAGATCGCTCCGACCCAGGTCACAG AGACGGACGAGTGCCGGCTGAACCAGAACATCTGTGGCCACGGGGAGTGCGTCCCCGGCCCCTCGGACTACTCCTGCCACTGCAACCCGGGCTACCGGTCGCACCCACAGCACCGCTACTGCGTGG ACGTGAACGAGTGCGAGGCGGAGCCGTGCGGTCCGGGCAGGGGCACCTGCCTGAACACCGGCGGCTCCTACAACTGCCATTGCAACCGCGGCTACCGCCTGCATGTGGGCGCCGGGGGCCGCTCATGCGTGG ACCTGAACGAGTGCGCCAAGCCCCACCTGTGCGGCGACGGCGGCTTCTGCATCAACTTCCCGGGTCACTACAAGTGCAACTGCTACCCCGGCTACCGGCTCAAAGCGTCGCGGCCGCCGGTGTGCGAAG ACATCGacgagtgcagggaccctagcacctGCCCGGATGGCAAATGCGAGAACAAACCCGGGAGCTACAAGTGCATTGCCTGTCAGCCCGGCTACCGCAGCCAAGGAGGCGGGGCCTGCCGCG ACGCGAACGAGTGCGCGGAGGGCAGCCCCTGCTCGCCCGGCTGGTGTGAAAACCTCCCCGGCTCTTTCCGGTGCACCTGCGCCCAGGGCTACGCGCCCGCGCCTGACGGCCGCAGTTGCGTGG ATGTGGACGAATGTGAGGCCGGGGACGTGTGTGACAGCGGCATCTGCACCAACACCCCGGGCTCCTTCCAGTGCCAGTGCCTCTCTGGCTACCATCTGTCCAGGGACCGGAGCCGCTGCGAGG ACATCGACGAGTGTGACTTCCCTGTGGCCTGCATTGGGGGTGACTGCATTAACACCAACGGCTCCTACCGATGTCTCTGCCCCCAGGGCCATCGGCTGGTGGGCGGCAGGAAGTGCCAAG ACATAGACGAGTGCAGCCAGGACCCGGGCCTGTGCCTGCCTCACGGCGCCTGCGAGAACCTGCAGGGCTCCTATGTTTGCGTCTGCGACGAGGGCTTCACCCCCACCCAGGACCAGCATGGCTGCGAGG agctggagcagccgcGCCGCAAGAAGGAATGCTACCTGAACTTCGACGACACCGTGTTCTGCGACAGTGTCCTGGCCACCAACGTCACCCAGCAGGAGTGCTGCTGCTCGCTGGGGGCCGGCTGGGGCGACCACTGCGAAATCTACCCCTGCCCAGTCTACAGCTCAG CCGAGTTCCACAGCCTCTGCCCGGACGGAAAGGGCTACACCCAGGACAACAACATCGTCAACTACGGCATCCCGGCGCACCGAG ACATCGACGAGTGCGTGCTTTTCGGCGCGGAGATCTGCAAGGAGGGCAAGTGCGTGAACACGCAGCCGGGCTACGAGTGCTACTGCAAGCAGGGCTTCTACTACGACGGGAACCTGCTGGAGTGCGTGG ACGTGGACGAGTGCCTGGACGAGTCCAACTGCCGGAACGGAGTGTGCGAGAACACGCGCGGCGGCTACCGCTGCGCCTGCACGCCGCCCGCCGAGTACAGCCCGGCGCAGCGCCAGTGCCTGAGCCCCGAGGAGATGG AGCGCGCCCCGGAGCGGCGCGAcgtgtgctggggccagcgcggAGACGACGGCATGTGCGCAGGGCCCCTGGCCGGGCCCGCCCTCACCTTCGACGACTGCTGCTGCCGCCAGGGCCGCGGCTGGGGCGCCCAGTGCCGCCCGTGCCCGCCGCGCGGCGCAG ggccccagtgCCCGACGTCGCAGAGTGAGAGCAACTCCTTCTGGGACACGAGCCCCCTGCTGCTCGGGAAGACGCCGCGAG ACGAGGACAGCTCAGAAGAGGACTCGGACGAATGCCGCTGCGTGAGCGGCCGCTGCGTCCCGCGGCCCGGCGGCGCTGTGTGCGAGTGTCCCGGCGGCTTCCAGCTCGACGCCTCCCGGGCGCGCTGCGTGG ACATCGACGAGTGCCGAGAGCTGAACCAGCGCGGGCTGCTGTGCAAGAGCGAGCGCTGCGTGAACACCAGCGGCTCCTTCCGCTGC